ATCGTCGAGCGTGGCCCGGACGTCGGATCGGGACAGGTTCTCCAGCCCCTGGGCCAGGCCGGCGCGCATCGACCGGGTCACCAGCCGCACCGGGTGGCCTCGTTCGGCCAGGAGCATGGCCGCCTCGCACCCGGTCGGTCCGCCGCCGACGACGACGACCGGGCCCGGTGGCAGCTTCTCTCCGGTGCGCAGCAGGTCGTACGCGGTCATCGAGTGCGGGCCGTCCGGCGTGTGCGGGTCGACGCCGACGGCGACCACCACGGCGTCCGGCGCCGCATCCGCGACGGACTCGACGGTGGCAGTCGTCCCGGTCCGGAGCAGGGCGCCGGCGCGCCCGGCCTCGTCGACGAGCCAACGGCGCAGGCTCTCCAGCCGGTGTTTGAACGGGGGGATCGCACCCCAGATGAGCTGCCCGCCCAGCTGGTCACCGGCTTCCCACACCTCGGCGTGCCAGCCGTCGAGCGCCGCCCGGCGGGCCGCCTCCAGCCCGGCGGCGCCCCCGCCCACCACGATCATCTTCCCGCCCGGTTCCGGACGCGCGAGGTGGATCCGCTCCCGGCCGACCTCCGGGTTGACCGCGCACCGGATCGGCCGGTCGAGTTCCTGGCGCACCCGGCTGCACTCGTTGCAGGAGATGCACGGCCGGATGCGGTCGACGGTGTCCCGGCGAACCCGCGTCAGCCAGTCCGGGTCGGCGATGAGGGCACGTCCGAGCGTCACGTAGTCCGCCACGCCGGTCGCCAGTAGGTTTTCGGCCGTCGTGGGGGTACGGATGACACCGACCGCCGAGACCGGGATGGACACGACCGCACGGATCTCGCCCGCGAGTCCGGCCTTCCAGCCCTCGGCGAAGGACATCGGCTCGATGGCCGCCCGCAGGGCCTTCCATCGTCCCTCGGCACCGGCCGAGGTGTCCACGACCGGCGCGGAGGCCCCGGCGGTGATGTCGAGCATCGCCACGCCCAGCGCTTCCAGACGCCGGGCCACCTCCTTGGACTCCTCGAGGTCGCGGCCACCGTCGAGGAACTCGTCGGCGCTGAAGCGGTAGATGATGGGAAAGTCGGCGCCGGCCCGGGACTGGATCTGCTCGATCACCCGGGTCGCGAACCGCATCCGGCCGTCCAGATCGCCACCCCAGGCGTCGGTACGCCGGTTCCGCAGCGGAGACAGCATCTGGGCGAGCAGGTAGGTGTGCCCGCCGTGCAGGTTGACCGCCGAGAAGCCGGCCCGTTTGGCGCGGGCCGCCGCCTCGCCGAACTCGACGCACAGCCGTTCCAGCGTGGCGTGATCCGCCTCGACCGCGAGGGTGTGACCGCCGAGAAACGTCGTCGCGCTGGGTGCGACGGGCGCGACGCCTCTGGTCTTGCGCAGGGTCGTGTTGCCACCGGCGTGGCCGATCTGCAACGCCACCGGCGTGTCGAAGAACTCGACCGCATCGACGAGCTTGTGCAGGGCCGGGATGACGTCGTCGCCGTCGATCCGCAGCGACACCGTGCCGGCGTTGCCGCGCGGAGCGTCGACGACCGTCATCTCCACGGTGATGAGTCCGGGCCGCGACCGCGCGCGCCGCGCGTAGTAGGCGATCATGTCCTCGCTGACGGTGCCGTCGGCGTTCGCCAGGTTTGTCGCCATCGGCGACATGATCACCCGGCTGGACAGGTCCAGGGCGCCGATCCGCCCGGGCGCGAGCAGGTGCGGGTAGGAAGTCATCCGTACGACTTCTGATCGAAGACCCGGATGTCGTGGCCCGGAAGCACGGTCGCGTCGAGACCTTCGATCTTCTCGTACGACCGGTAGTAGTCGCCCAGGTCGACGTAGGTCCGCGACGGGATGTGCCGGTGCGATCCGATGCCTTCCCAGTTCTCCCGCAGCGAGCAGTGGTCGCCCGCGAGGACGTACCGGCCGGTCCGGGTCTCCACGGCGAGGCCCATCATGCCGGGCGCGTGTCCGGGCAGGTGGATCGCCCGTACGCCGGGTGCCAGGTCGACGTCCCCGTCGACGAGGCGCAGCCGTCCGGCCACACCCATCCACTGTGGCGTGAGGCCGGTGGTCGGCGCTTCGTAGACCGCGCCGTGCACCGGGTACGGTGCGGTCGCGTAGGCGACCTCCGCGCGGTGCGCCACGAACTGGGCCGCGCTGAACAGGCTGTTGTTGGCGCAGTGGTCGTAGTGCAGGTGGGAGAGCAGCACGGTGCGCACCGACGCCGGGTCGACACCCGCGTCGGTGAGCGCGCGGAGCGGCTCCTGCTCCGGGGTGCGACGGAACGGGCGGTGGTGGGCGCTCACCCACTCGGGCGTCCCGGAGCCGGTGTCCATCACGAGCGTGCCCCAGCCGCCGGTCACCGCCCAGATGATGCTGGGACTGTCGACCCGTTGACCGGCCTGCATGCCCCAGAGGAACGCGGACTTGTCCACGTCCGGCGCGACGCCGACCAGGATGGGGGTGATGACGTTGGCGGTCACCGCCCACCTTCCCAGAACAACACGCGCTTGCGGATCGCCCGCAGCCCGTACAGCGCGATCAGGCCGAGGATCGCGAGGTTGAGCAGGATCGCGAAGACGGCGGCGGTGGCGAGGTTGTTGTTGGCGTTGAGCAGCTGGACGCCGAGTCCCCGTTGGGCGCCGACGAACTCGCCGACGATCGCCGAGATGATGGAGTAGACGATGCCGACCTCCAACGCGGCGAACAGGAACGGCATGGCGGCCGGGAGGGTCAGCATCCGGAAGGTCTGCAGCCGGCCGGCCTGGATCGAACGGAAGAGGTCCCGCTTGTCCTTCTCGACCGACCGGAAGCCGGCCATCGAGTTGATCATGATGGGGAAGAAGGTCACGGTGACGGTCAGGAACACCTTCGACTCGAGCCCGAACCCGAACCACAACACGAAGAGCGGCGCGATGGCCACCTTGGGCACCGCGTTGAACATCGCGATGTACGGGTAGAGGATCTTGTCGATCACCGGCGCCTGCGAGATGAGGAACCCGAGCAGCAGTCCGACGATGGTGCCGATGGTGAAGCCCAGCACGATGGCGATGAGTGTCGCCTGGGCGTTCTCGGCGAAGCCGGCCAGACCCGGTGTCGTCCACCCGGTCCACCACGCGTCCCAGACCGCCGCCGGGCTCGGGATGATGATCGGCTTCACGTCGAACCCGGTCACCACCAGGTGCCAGATCAGCACGCCGGCGCCGAGCACCGCGATGGTGCGTACGAACCCGATCAGCAGCTCCCGGCGGCGTCGCGCCTTGCTTGACCGGGTCGACACCGACGAGTCGGCGAGGGACGGGTTCCTCGTGTTCAGCGAGATGTCGGTCACGACGTCGCTCCAGTCGTCGATGCGGTCAGGTCGGATCCGTCCACGAGCACGTGCCGCACCTGGGCCGTGAGCGAGGCGAACTCGGGAGTCTCGGTGATCGCCATCGTGCGTGGCTTGTCGAAGGGCACCTCGATGTCGGCCAGGATGCGACCGGGGCGGGCGCCGAAGACCACCACCCGGTCGGCCAGCAGGACGGCCTCCGAGATGCTGTGGGTGACGAACAGCGTTGTCTTCCGGCTCTCGTGGGTGAGCTGGGACAGGTCCACGTTGAGCTGCTCGCGGGTGAGCGCGTCGAGGGCGCCGAAGGGCTCGTCCATCAGCAACAGGACCGGGTCGGAGACCAATGCGCGGGCGATGGCGACGCGTTGCTGCATGCCACCGGAGAGCTCACCGGGGTACTTGTTCTCGAAACCGCCGAGCCCGAAGGACTCCAGCAGGCCGCGGGCCCGCTCGGTCGCCTCGCGGCCGGCCTTCCGCTTCACCACCAACGGCAGTGTCACGTTGGCGAGCACCGATCGCCACGGCAGCAGCACGGCGGCCTGGAAGACGAAGCCGGCGTTCGCCGTCGGCTTGTCGACGTTCACGCCGTCGATGAGGACCGCGCCGTCGGTCGCGTCGTCCAGGCCGGCCACGATCCGCAGCAACGTGCTCTTGCCGCATCCGCTCGGACCGACGATCGCCACGAACTCACCCGGACGCACATCGAGCGAGATGCGATCCAGCGCGTGCACTGAGGTTGAGTCGGCTGCCTCGTAGACCTTGGAGACATCCCGGATCTGGATGGGCTGCGAAGTCTGGACGGCGGGGGTCGTCGTCGCCATGTTGAAACTCCCGGAGTCGATGTTCGCTATACGCAGACCCGGCCGTGCTCGACGACAGGTGTGTCGTCGATCCAGACGTTGGGCTGCAGGATGAGAAGGTCGATGTGGATGGGACTGGGTGGTCCGCCGGAGCCCACAACGCTGTGGCCGAGCGCGAAGTGCACCCGGCCGATCCCCTTCTTGTCTTCGGTGATGTTTCCGGTGAAGCGCGCCATCGCGTTCGTGCCGATGCTCAGCTCACCCAGATGCCGACCGTTCTCGGCAGCATCGATGATCTTCACGAGGTCGGCGGCCTGCGCGCCGCCCGTGACGTCCGTCGCCCACCCGTTCTCGAACCGCACCGCGAGCGGCTGGTCCAGCCGGCCCAGCATGTGCGCGCTGCCGTCCGCGACGAGGACGCCGTTCGCCGACCCCTCCGCCGGGGTCAGCCAGCACTCGCCGCTGGGGAAGCCCGAGACCTGGCCGGGCTCACGCGCGAAGGACGCCCCGCGGCCGACCCGTACGCCCCGGATCGACGCGGTCAGTTCGGAGCCGTGGTCGCTTGTGACCCGCATGGTGGCGCCCGCCTCGGCCAGGTCGGCCAGCCGGCTGGTGACGGCGTTGACCTCGTCGTAGTTCGCGAGCGCGGCACCGGCGACCAGATTCTCGCCGCGGATGCCGGTGAGGACGAGACCGCGTGCGCCGCGTTGCAGCGCGTCGTTGAATTCCTCGTTGAAGCCCAGCGCCGTGGTGGTGGGGGCGAGAATGACGTCGGCGCCGGCGAGCGCGGCGCGCACCACGGCGGTCGCCTTGTCCCCCGCCTGTTGCCGCGGTGGCATGACCACGACGGTCGGCTCGCCGCGGGCCGCGAGGACCGCCGCCGTGAGGGCTTCGACGACGGCGAAGTCCGAGGCCAGGTCCGCGACCACGGCGACCTGCTCGCCGGGTGCCACGGCCACACACGACCGGACGATCTGGTCCGCAACCGAACTGAGCCTCAATCGCCCCAGATCCATCAAGCACTCCTGACTTCGACCGGTGTTGCTTTCACAGCGGCGTGTCTTCATCAGCTCAGACAGCTCACACCACAGCGTTCCTTTCCGAAGAACGCTGTTCCACTTGGCCGAAGAGTAGACCCCGACCCCGGGGCCGTCAACGGTCGAATCTTGGCCGTGAGCAGCAGGGCTTTCGCACCGCGCCGGCCCGTGGCTGCCGATTGAGATGACGCTTCCACCACCGGCCGGCGTGCGGTACGGTCGCCGGTGGAACTCCGTTTCCCTGGAAGGAACAGTCACTTCCGTGGATGCAGAAGCCTTTCAGTGACCCGTTGGCGTCGGACTGTTCCACGCCCAAGGCGGCGGTCTTCCCACGAGTGAACGGAATCGTATGAGCCCACAAAGCGCATGGCGGATGCTCCGGGAGTCGAAGGTCGTGGACCTCTCGCATCCGTACCGGGTCGGCATGCCACAGTCGCCGAACCATCCGCCGTTCCGGCTGGCGCTCGAGCGCCGCCACGGTGACCTCGTCCGCGGCGACGGTGCCTCGGCGGCCAACGAACTCATCGTCATCGGCGGCCACGTCGGCACCCACGTCGACGCTCTGGCCCACGTCTCCAAGGACGGACGTGTGCACGGCGGCCAGTCGGCACACGCGTTGCAGAGCAACAGGGGATTCGCGCACCTGGGGATCGACGAGTTCGAGCCGTACGTGGGACGTGCCGTCCTGCTCGACGTCACCGCCGTACACGGCGTCGCCAGCCTCCCGCCCGGGTACGAGGTCACCGTCGACGATCTCGAACGCGCGCAGCGGGACGCCGCGGTCGAGATCGAGCCCGGCGAGGTGATTCTCGTCGGCACCGGCTGGTCGCGGAACTGGGGCGACAAGGCGTTGTTCACCGGTCAGGAGTTGGGCGCCCCCGGCCCCGGACCGGCCGCCGCGCACTGGCTCGCCGAGCACCGCCCCCGGGCCGTCGGCGCCGAGACGATCGCCTTCGAGCACATCCCGGCCGGAGACGGCCACGCCCTGCTGCCGGTGCACTCCATGCTCCTCGTGGAGCGGGGCGTCAACATCGTGGAGACGATGAACCTGGCCCCGTTGATCGACCTGGGGGTGACCGAGTTCGGCCTGGTCCTGAACCCGCTCAACGTCGTCGGCGCGACCGGCGGGCCGGTTCGGCCGCTGGCGGTGGTCCCCGCATGAAGCCGACCATCGCCCAGACGCTCGCCGAGTTCGCGGCGAGCCACCGTGACGACGTGCCGGCGGCGGTGCGGACCGACGCGGTCGGTCGACTGCTGGACGTGGTCGGCAACGCGCTCGCCGCGCGGGAGGCGGACGGCGCGACCGAGCCCGCCCAGGTGATCCACGCGGTGGCGAGCCGCCGCGGCGGGCTCGCCGAGGCCGGCACGCTGTTCGGCGCCGACCGGCTGCCGGCGTCGGCCGCGGCCCTGGTCAACGGGACTCTGGCCCACGCGCTCGACTTCGACGACACGCATCTGCCGTCGGTGCTCCACCCGAGCGCGGCGGTCGTACCCGCGGCCCTCGCGGTCGCCGAGGCGGCGAAGTCCTCTGGTCCGAGCCTCCTGGCGGCCGTCGCGGTCGGCGACGAGGTCTGCAACCGGCTCGGCCTGGCCTCGTACGTGCCACGGCTGCGCAACTCCAGCTTCTTCGAGCGCGGCCTGCACGCCACCTCCATCTGCGGCACCGTCGGCGCGGCCGTGGCGTCGGCGATGTTGCTGGGCCTCTCCGACAAGCAGATCAGCGACGCCATCGGCATCGCGGCGAGCATGGGCGCGGGTCTGATCGAGGCGAACCGGACCGGCGGCACGGTGAAGCGGATCCACTGCGGCTGGGCCGCGCACGCCGGCGTCGAGGCCGCGACGTACGCCGCGGCCGGCATCACCGGACCGCCCACCGTCATCGAGGGCCGTTTCGGCTTCCTCCAGGCGTTCCTCGGCGACGACCAGTTTCCCGAGGAGATCACGAAGGATCTGGGCGAGCGGTGGGAGGTGCTGCGGACGGTGTACAAGCCGTACCCGTCGAACCACTTCACCCACCCGGGCATCGACTGCGCGCTCGCCCTGCGCGCCCAGGGGATCTCGGCCGCCGACGTGGTCTCGGCCGAACTCGGTGTCGCCGCGGCGCCGTTGCGGACGATCGGCGAGCCACGGCCGGAGAAGA
The genomic region above belongs to Micromonospora sp. WMMD1128 and contains:
- a CDS encoding NADH:flavin oxidoreductase, which translates into the protein MTSYPHLLAPGRIGALDLSSRVIMSPMATNLANADGTVSEDMIAYYARRARSRPGLITVEMTVVDAPRGNAGTVSLRIDGDDVIPALHKLVDAVEFFDTPVALQIGHAGGNTTLRKTRGVAPVAPSATTFLGGHTLAVEADHATLERLCVEFGEAAARAKRAGFSAVNLHGGHTYLLAQMLSPLRNRRTDAWGGDLDGRMRFATRVIEQIQSRAGADFPIIYRFSADEFLDGGRDLEESKEVARRLEALGVAMLDITAGASAPVVDTSAGAEGRWKALRAAIEPMSFAEGWKAGLAGEIRAVVSIPVSAVGVIRTPTTAENLLATGVADYVTLGRALIADPDWLTRVRRDTVDRIRPCISCNECSRVRQELDRPIRCAVNPEVGRERIHLARPEPGGKMIVVGGGAAGLEAARRAALDGWHAEVWEAGDQLGGQLIWGAIPPFKHRLESLRRWLVDEAGRAGALLRTGTTATVESVADAAPDAVVVAVGVDPHTPDGPHSMTAYDLLRTGEKLPPGPVVVVGGGPTGCEAAMLLAERGHPVRLVTRSMRAGLAQGLENLSRSDVRATLDDLGVTIEESCVCTPEPDGVLISRLGPPAELWTGSVVWAAGVRSKPFDVQRLRDRLPRQAVVVNAGDSRNPRNILHAVSDGARAAALATAGFGRDDAD
- a CDS encoding N-acyl homoserine lactonase family protein, which gives rise to MTANVITPILVGVAPDVDKSAFLWGMQAGQRVDSPSIIWAVTGGWGTLVMDTGSGTPEWVSAHHRPFRRTPEQEPLRALTDAGVDPASVRTVLLSHLHYDHCANNSLFSAAQFVAHRAEVAYATAPYPVHGAVYEAPTTGLTPQWMGVAGRLRLVDGDVDLAPGVRAIHLPGHAPGMMGLAVETRTGRYVLAGDHCSLRENWEGIGSHRHIPSRTYVDLGDYYRSYEKIEGLDATVLPGHDIRVFDQKSYG
- a CDS encoding ABC transporter permease, producing the protein MTDISLNTRNPSLADSSVSTRSSKARRRRELLIGFVRTIAVLGAGVLIWHLVVTGFDVKPIIIPSPAAVWDAWWTGWTTPGLAGFAENAQATLIAIVLGFTIGTIVGLLLGFLISQAPVIDKILYPYIAMFNAVPKVAIAPLFVLWFGFGLESKVFLTVTVTFFPIMINSMAGFRSVEKDKRDLFRSIQAGRLQTFRMLTLPAAMPFLFAALEVGIVYSIISAIVGEFVGAQRGLGVQLLNANNNLATAAVFAILLNLAILGLIALYGLRAIRKRVLFWEGGR
- a CDS encoding ABC transporter ATP-binding protein codes for the protein MATTTPAVQTSQPIQIRDVSKVYEAADSTSVHALDRISLDVRPGEFVAIVGPSGCGKSTLLRIVAGLDDATDGAVLIDGVNVDKPTANAGFVFQAAVLLPWRSVLANVTLPLVVKRKAGREATERARGLLESFGLGGFENKYPGELSGGMQQRVAIARALVSDPVLLLMDEPFGALDALTREQLNVDLSQLTHESRKTTLFVTHSISEAVLLADRVVVFGARPGRILADIEVPFDKPRTMAITETPEFASLTAQVRHVLVDGSDLTASTTGATS
- a CDS encoding aminopeptidase, which translates into the protein MKTRRCESNTGRSQECLMDLGRLRLSSVADQIVRSCVAVAPGEQVAVVADLASDFAVVEALTAAVLAARGEPTVVVMPPRQQAGDKATAVVRAALAGADVILAPTTTALGFNEEFNDALQRGARGLVLTGIRGENLVAGAALANYDEVNAVTSRLADLAEAGATMRVTSDHGSELTASIRGVRVGRGASFAREPGQVSGFPSGECWLTPAEGSANGVLVADGSAHMLGRLDQPLAVRFENGWATDVTGGAQAADLVKIIDAAENGRHLGELSIGTNAMARFTGNITEDKKGIGRVHFALGHSVVGSGGPPSPIHIDLLILQPNVWIDDTPVVEHGRVCV
- a CDS encoding cyclase family protein is translated as MDLSHPYRVGMPQSPNHPPFRLALERRHGDLVRGDGASAANELIVIGGHVGTHVDALAHVSKDGRVHGGQSAHALQSNRGFAHLGIDEFEPYVGRAVLLDVTAVHGVASLPPGYEVTVDDLERAQRDAAVEIEPGEVILVGTGWSRNWGDKALFTGQELGAPGPGPAAAHWLAEHRPRAVGAETIAFEHIPAGDGHALLPVHSMLLVERGVNIVETMNLAPLIDLGVTEFGLVLNPLNVVGATGGPVRPLAVVPA
- a CDS encoding MmgE/PrpD family protein; protein product: MKPTIAQTLAEFAASHRDDVPAAVRTDAVGRLLDVVGNALAAREADGATEPAQVIHAVASRRGGLAEAGTLFGADRLPASAAALVNGTLAHALDFDDTHLPSVLHPSAAVVPAALAVAEAAKSSGPSLLAAVAVGDEVCNRLGLASYVPRLRNSSFFERGLHATSICGTVGAAVASAMLLGLSDKQISDAIGIAASMGAGLIEANRTGGTVKRIHCGWAAHAGVEAATYAAAGITGPPTVIEGRFGFLQAFLGDDQFPEEITKDLGERWEVLRTVYKPYPSNHFTHPGIDCALALRAQGISAADVVSAELGVAAAPLRTIGEPRPEKIRPRSGYHAKFSGPFAIATAMLGGGGLGVYLDDFTDAALTDPARLALAAKVTVVADPICDDEFPHAFSAVLRLTTHDGRTHEHRVHSSRGGPDHPLSTEDIEAKFMLNATRVLPSPEAADVARRIRDLPATPRVTSMLAAGPPATTRT